The nucleotide window AATCCTGTTCATTTAGAACTTATTCATCAAAATTTCTTACTGCAGAGTGAGACTGATGAGCTTTCAGGACTGGTTCAGCATCCACGGCCTTTTTAGCAACCATTAATTGTAACATCTGTTTCCGGTATTTGCTCATGATGAGTTCCAAAGCATCCTGGTGTTCCTCCAAGGAAACCCATAGctctataagaaaataaatcaataaaatcactTGGCAGTGATGTCTGAGAGAGAGCTCTCAAAGCCAAAGCTCTTAAAGTTGGAATTTTATGACAGTCCATGAGATATTGTGAATGCAAAGTTATAACTCAGTGTTTAAGTCCACAAAACTCAACAGTTAAGGTCTATCTGAAAAATAACTTTCTAGGCAGAGGCAGCATAGTCTGGTAGAAACAACATGGGATGTAGAACCAGAAGATATGGGTTTCGGTTCAATTCTGTTACTAGCTTACTACTACTCCTatgcaaatcatttaacctctctgaacctatTAACTGCATTGTAATATTAAATACTGGCTTATCTACCTCAAAATGAAGATATGAGAATATAATGTGATGATATATGTGAAAGCTCTCTGTAAACTGACATACAAATAACTTCATACTATCATTGATAATTTACTCATTAAACCTGAGAATATATATCCTGAGGATAAAATTCATTTCTTCCACCTTGcacaagaacatttaaaaaacttcttcAATCTTAGTGTTTATGtcaattaataaacaaaaaatttaagctCTTGAGGATATTAACTCTTTTCTTATGCAAATATCCATATGGGGATACACAAATAAGCCATGCAATAATTCAGCTCTACTAAGCACCCCTTTTGGTAAGCAGCCTATAAATACAAAATCAGTCAGATGACCTTAAAAAGGGTAACGGAAACTTTATTGTTACTGGGCCGGCAAGGGATAACCCTTTTTCAAAGTACTAATCCGGAGATACATATAAGATGTGAAGTTAGTTTGGCAAGAACTTTTGAAACATTATTggatattagaaaataataactaCAGAAAAAGACCTGACTAACCTCTGTTTTCCTGCTGCAAGTCTCTAATCTGTGTGTTCTCTTGGGACAGCAGAATGTGAGGTTTGAATTTGGACATGTCCTTTATATCGGGTGCATCTTCTTGATACTGGACAAACAGAGACAGACTAAGCGCGCCGTTAACAGGAAAACAGCCGCGGATGCAACCGAAGAAGTTGGGGTCGGGGCTCCAGGGCAACATTCTCAGCCCCGACCCCGCAGAAAGGTCTCACCGCCACCCTCTGAGAGCAGGCATAAATTTAAAGCCGGGTTCCCACCGTCCTATGCCCTCGACCCCTCCCGGTGCACAGAACCCGCGGGCACGGCCCCCTACCCTCTGCCCGACCTGTTCCGGAAGCGCCGTCCCCGCCTCCCTCATAGCGGCCACCCGCCGGTGCAGCGCGGCGGACTGATCCACTAGCGACTCTGCGGCCGCGTCGTGCTCCCGCAGCCGCTCCAGCAGCGTCTTGGCGTCTGTCAGGATCTTCTCGATGGTGCAGCTCATAGCGGCCCAGGACCACGGCCCCCCGCCCTGCTCACCTACACGAACCTTCCCTGAACCTGTCTGAGCGTTACAGACGTCACTTCCGGTATGTTTAAAAGGCGCCTAGGCAGCCGCCATATGCGCCTGCGCAGTGGCGGCCCAGTCCGCCGGTGACCCAGTTTAACTAGCAGCCTCGCCGTGCGGCCCGCCTTGCGCGgagccccaggcctggcctggcCCCGCCTGGCCTCGCGTCTGGCTTCTGGCTCCGATGGCCAGGTAGTCAAGCTGGCTTCTGGTCCGTGTCTTTTTTCCCAGTGGGTTCTGACTGATGTGGATTGCTGttcagtcatctttttttttttttttttaattggtgcttggtttctttttaaaattaattcttaaaaattgtggtaaaatacacataaaatgtagcatattaagcattttcatgtttatttattttgggagatagCTAGAGCAAGtcggagaggagcagagagagggagggagagacagagagagagagacagagggagaatgccgagcaggctccacgctgtcagcacagtgccggatactgggctccatcccaccaacggtgagatcgtgacctgaaccaatataaagagttggacgcttaacccagtgaaccttttttaagtgtatactcTAGTTCTGTTTAAGTGCATTGCCTTccttatgcaaccatcaccaccatccatttccagaactcttcatcttgcaaaatggaAACAGTATGTCCATTAAATACTAACTCCCTATTCTGCAGTCCTCTCAGCCCttggta belongs to Felis catus isolate Fca126 chromosome C1, F.catus_Fca126_mat1.0, whole genome shotgun sequence and includes:
- the SIKE1 gene encoding suppressor of IKBKE 1, whose product is MSCTIEKILTDAKTLLERLREHDAAAESLVDQSAALHRRVAAMREAGTALPEQYQEDAPDIKDMSKFKPHILLSQENTQIRDLQQENRELWVSLEEHQDALELIMSKYRKQMLQLMVAKKAVDAEPVLKAHQSHSAEIESQIDRICEMGEVMRKAVQVDDDQFCKIQEKLAQLELENKELRELLSISSESLQVRKENSRDTASQAIK